ACTACACCTAATATAACCTCAATAATACCATCCATGCATAGACACTACTTGAACACCAAAAACCCACACAAATACCATTCTAGCGTTGCATGCGTTGCCCATAATAGGTGCAGTGTTGTCACGACAGTGTGAAATCAGTTGAACTCCGGTTCACACAATTTTGCTTCAGTCGCTTATGAAGGCAAGAATTTATTTCCAGATATGTGTATATTGACCCTGTCTGACATTCAAAGTGTATTTACAATTTGTCTTTATAAGTCATACTTACTGTCACCATATATTTCATTAAGCTACAGTTAGCATGTTACTTTACATTTGGACACTTTCACGACTTTGAGTGTGTCccatccgaaatggcaccctgttccctatatagtgcactacttttgcccaaggtccatagggctctggtcaaaagtagtgtactatgtagggaataggggtgtcatttgggacacacacttGGGGGCGTGTATTCATCTCTCAGGGCCTGAACTGTGCTTTTGATATTAAACAGTCTTGCAGTCTAAAATAAAAACCCTTAAccgttctttttttctttcttaagCTGCACGCCAAGGGTCTTTGAGTACTATTCCTCCAGTCGGGCATGATTCAGGGGAAAAGAATGTCAAATCTCAACAGTTTTGCATTTTTTAAATCTTCACAATAAATCAAGTTTGTAAGTAAACCATACATCACACGGTACCTAATGTAACGTTGCCTGTTCGGTTAGAGTTCAAGTATTTTTGCTAGAAACTTCCAAACGAACGTTTGCGTCTATGTGGCTTATCTCGTCTCTTGACAGCGTCAATTCTACTACGGTTCTAGTCCAGATCCAGAACATTGCTAATAACAACAGATAGGAGATGTATGTTGTAGGTTGACTACTACACTGACATGAATGCCACTCCACCAACTATAAACTAAAGATAGGAACAGGTTTGATAAAACAGAGATGGTTAATGCAAAATACCAAATATGCAGGATCATGCAAATATTTCCAGGTTGCATTTTCttgagaagggtgtgtgtgtgtgtgtgtgtatgtatatatatatatatatgtgtgtatagcATGCCTatagagtgcattcagaaagtattcagacctcttaacttttttccacattttgctacattacagccttattctaaaatttatgaaatatatttttttctctcataaatctacacacaataccccataatgacaaagcacaaacaggattttttaaatgtttgcaaatgtatttttttttttaaataaaggaaataccttatttacataagtattcagaacctttgctatgagactcccgaaattgagctcaggtgcatcctgtttccattgatcatccttgagatgtttctacaacttgattggagtccacctgtggtaaattcaatcgattggacatgatttggaaaggcacacaccggtctatataaggtctcacagttgacaatacatgtcagagcaaaaaccaagttatgaggttaaaggaattgtccgtagagatccgagacatgattgtgtcaaagaacagatctggtgaagggcaccaaaacatttcttcagcattgaaagtccccaagaacacagagaccccgccgggccaaactgagcaatcaggggagaagggccttggtcagggaggtgaccaagaacccaatggtcactgtgacagagctcctctgttgggatgggggaaccttccagaaggacaaccatctctgcagcactccaccaaatcaggcctttatggtagagtagccagacagaagccactattCAGAAAAAGCCaggacagcctgcttggagtttgccaaaaagcacctaaagactcccagaccatgacaaaaaaatcaaatgaaattttatttgtcacatgcgccgaatacaacgtgtagactttaccgtgaaatgcttacctacaagcctttaaccaacggtgcagttcaagaagaagaaaatatttaccaagtagactaaaacaataagaataatgaggctatatacagggggcaccagtacccagtcagtgtgcaggggtacaagctagttgaggtaatctgtacatgtaggggggggctgaagtgactatggataggtaacaaacaaacagtgagtgtacaaaagggagggggggcaactctctggtctgattaaaccaaggtgtaattatttggcctgaatgccaagcttcacgtctggaggaaacctggcaccatccctacggtgaagcatggtggtggtggcagcatcatgctgtcatCTGCCTTTTTCTGAAAATAGCAGTGCAGCAACTttccccgtccaacctgacagagcttgaaaggatctgcagagaagaatgggagaaactccccaaatacaggtgtgtcaaccatgtagcatcatacccaagaagagtcgaggctgtaatcgctgccaaaaggtgcttcaacaaagttctgagtaaagggtctgaatacttacgtaaatgtcatatttcagatTTTGCACAATaacaaaaaataaatgtttttgctttgtcataatcgGGAATTgtgtgatgagggggaaaaaaacaaagtaatccattttagaataaggctgtaactgtaAATGTGCACTGTATATGTGTAAACACCAAAGACACTCATCATAAGTGAAAATTATCACATAGACTTGAGGTTACATTACTTAACTTGAACCAAGAAATAGCCAATCAAAAATATCCCTCAATTAAATTCAAATattcaacacacacaccccttaatTACACTTATATCGTTTTTCAACATCTAGGCTTATAGTTAGTTAATCAAGACAGTGAGTTTTGTGAATCTGTCCCGAGGTCTCCTACTAGGGTTGGGCCAATATATGATCAAATTGAATATCGTGATATTTGACATTGAGTAGTAGTGCAAGACTACTCGATTTGAACTTAACAAATCCAAAACTGTGCAGTTTTATCAGTTAGGCTGTTTAAATATGTTCAAAATTAAGTCTGAATTAATTAACTAAGCCTTATTGTTTCACAATACAAAGATTATGTAACGTTACTATAGTAAATGAGCACAAAAACAGCACAGGCTAGAATGATTTACTCATTAACTGCGCAAAACGATTGTATCAGATATTGCAATATCTTGAGTGGCATATCATAGAAGATGTCTCCCCAAATATCACCCAACCTCATCTCCTACACTACAGTAATCTGTACCCTCTGTAGTGTTAGTAGCTTCAACAACACAAATGGAATCTAGGAGAATGACAAGTCCACAGGCATTTGCCATCTTACTGTTTAAAAAACCGAAAGACACTTTATCACTTGGTTTCTGGCAACTTTGTGGCTTATTTCAATATCCACACTGTATTTTCAGTGGTTGCATTTTCCAGTCTTCAGCTAAACCCGATGCTACAATGAATGTGGTGAGAATGAGAAACTAAAGCTAAATAGAGTACATGAGTATTCCAGGAATGTTTCAGTCCATTAACCTTTGTGTCGTGGTCATGCTGACCAATCTGTGGGAAACATAATGTATATTTGGcgcaaaaaaaacatattttccaAAATGGGAAATAATCGTTGTGTTTTAGTCATACTAAACTACAAAAAAAGCATTGGCTGTATAAAGCCTGCATAACATTGAGACAATAGTGTTTCAGTCATGTACTAATATTACCATCAATTACATTTAAAATGTTAGTCTGTCTCTGTTTAATGTACAAACAATCTGCCAAAGCAGTTTTTCCCCCATATGGCTAAACACATTAAACTAGCTTCGCTGACTATTGTATGATAACAATATATTTGAaaagagaaaaaatatatacatttatgcAATAACTTCATAACGTACATAAGAATGCGAAAGAAGGTTTTCATATCATCAATAATAGATTTTTGATAAGCCATGTTAACTCCGCGTCATTGGGTGCTTTGCTTAACACCACAACAAGGACCTGGAGATATTTCCAGCTCCAAATAGCCAAAAGTCGTTGCAATTAAAACACTTATGTCTAATTAGGCCAAAAGCCTCGAGGGATCCCGACATAAAAACGACGTCCACTGGACAGAGAATGTCCAATTGACTCCCTAATGAATTTAATGCCAAAGCTCCTAACAAACTGCGCCTCATTAACTTGAGTAGTCTACAACCGGAGGACGGGCAAAGAAGCTTCAGAGCTGCAGATAGATCAATAGTTTTGCAAACAGGACTTAAGTAGCTTTCATTTAACTGATGCGATATTTTTTGGGCCATTCTTATGCAGCATCACTGTCTGAGGAGCAGTCTCACACCCCGCCTTCTCCCCGCGCGTCTCGGTGCTGTGCCCGCGAAGAGACGGTGATTGGTTCTTAAGTCATCTAACATGACGTCTGGGGTGATAAGAGGACTTCAATTACGATCCCGGGCCCGCGCGAAGAACCCCTGTCCGTTTATTATTCATCACCGACAAGGTTCACGCGCCGATAAAGCGATGACCAGATTAAAAGTATGTGCATTTTTAGAAAACCATGCACAGCGCACAATGAGAAAGAAAAAGCCGGTTGTTTATGTCTTTAGAGTGATTTAAAAATATAATTGAGCTTCTTGGAAATCAATTACATATTTAAATTGTTGTAATCAGAATGTGAAAAGAGAAACATCAGACCTTTAGTTTTTTTCTGAATTAGGCGTTATTAATGTAACATGCGCTTTATAAAACGACATGGGCAAATAGGCTGCAATAAAACAGGCCCCAAACATAGTATTGAAGAACTATGGAATACCACGTTTTTAACATCTCAAAGGGTCTTACGATATCAATTAAAATAATAGGCCTGTAGTCTTATTATCCTTCATCACATTTTATAATGACACGCGTGCTAAAACTTGCTCTGCAGGTGCGTGTAGTCCGCATCCATTCTAGGAGGAATTGTTCTTAAATTGTGCAATGGCATGAAATGGGTCAAATATGGAAGTAATATTATGTTAATTTGGCCGATAGAATATTAGGGAAATTAGTAGGCCAAATTTGTATGGTAAAACAATAAAACACATTTCTGCGAGGGGAAGGTTGTTGCTCTTAATCCGATATCCGCGGGAAATTACTGGGTGTAATTTTAACTATTCAGGCCTATAATCTACTGTCACGATACACCAAGATGAAATCACTAGCACAAAATGACAAACAAAAAGCATTTCCTTTATGACAAGTGAATATGTTAGAGGTTTGAAATGTGAACAACTTTTAGCCTATTAgactggagagaaaaaaatactCAAAATCAGGAAAACATAATGATATGCTATTTTATGAAGACAAAAACACAAATATTAGAAATATTGTACACTCACTGAACATTCGATTTATCTCGTTAACCTGATTATCACACATCGTCTTGAAGCCGCAGCCTGGAGACGCGCTTTCTAATAAAATTAGGCTCTTGTTTCTTGACGCACAAATGTCATAAAACATCAGTCAAAAATAGCTTGATATACATAAATTAGCAACTCACAAGAAATATGCAAATGCACGAATAGTCCAATAATTCATACATACAATAACTGTACAGCATTTAAAAAACATATTGGTTTCATTGTCGAAAGCGATTAAAACCTTAGTGCTGATGTTTATAAAGTAGTATCAAGCCTCATTAACTGCCATAGAAAAACAAAAGGGTTCCAAATTGATGCCATTCAGACATGAAGCGAGCAAGTAAATAAACACTTCCCTTGCAAGGTATCCAGCATCACTCAATGCGCAAACTATTCTCCTTCTAAATGTTTCCATTTTATATTGAGCACGTGCACACCTGGGGGGGGGAGGCTAGGTCAAGGCAAAAGAGACACAGCTGTCTTTAAAACGTATTAAATATACTTCGTAGAAAAGAGCACAAAGTGTGTATACGAAAAGGAACCGTTTATCTTCCAAAATCTCGACCTGGGAGCAGAGGCTCCGCGCGCAGGATGTTGGAGAGCGAAAGTGTGCCTCTCGTGAAAGAGTGCTTGTCGGAGAGGCCTCTGATTGGCTGGTTGCACTGACAGCTCCGCCGTTGATTGCAGGAGGAGAAGTCCGACCCCTTTCACTCTTCTAGGGGACCATTCATAAACTACACAAGTACAGCTCGCACAGCTGAGTGTGGACAACAGTGGGGCAAGGTAGGAGAATAACGCGTAGTTTTCACGTTCAACCGAACGGACAAGGAGAGATGAGTGGTCACGACCAGAGCTTTATCCTTTAGGTTCTGCAAGCGCGAGGACACGGACagtattatactgtacactgagcCCACCCCATTCTGGGGCTGCCTACTGCATATGACTTGGACTGATATTTAGTAGTCTATTACGTTGCAACCCTATCGGTATCCTTCCGACATTGTCTGACGTCCATCCGCTGTGTACGCAAAAAAAGTTTAATTATATCATTTTTCCATTGCTTGGAGAAGAGCGTTTCGCCTCTGGCTTTACCGGTAAGCATTGGATCCGTCAACGTACTGCGACTCGCCGGTGTACAGCCCGGACCTCTGCCCAAACATGATCGCGACGCAGGCAAAGCTGGTCTACCAGCTCAACAAATACTACAGCGAGAGATGCCAAACTCGAAAAGCGGCCATTGCAAAGACTATCAGGGAGGTGTGTAAGGTAGTGTCGGACGTCCTGAAGGAGGTCGAGGTGCAGGAACCCCGGTTCATCTCCTCTCTCAGCGAGATAGAGGCGCGCTTCGAGGGGATGGAGGTCATAGCCCCCAACGAGTTCGAGGTGGTCCTCTACCTCAACCAGATGGGAGTGTTCAACTTTGTTGACGACGGTTCTCTGCCCGGCTGCGCTGTACTGAAGCTGAGCGACGGCCGCAAAAGAAGTATGTCTCTCTGGGTCGAGTTCATAACGGCCTCGGGCTACCTTTCCGCCCGGAAGATCCGCTCAAGGTTTCAGACTCTGGTGGCGCAAGCGGTGGATAAGTGTAGCTACCGTGACGTGGTTAAAATGGTAGCAGATACAAGTGAGGTAAGACTAAGGATCCGGGAGAGATACGTGGTTCAGATCACCCCTGCGTTCAAGTGCACAGGGATCTGGCCTAGGAGCGCTGCCCAGTGGCCCATGCCCCATATCCCCTGGCCTGGTCCGAACCGGGTGGCCGAGGTCAAGGCCGAGGGCTTTAACCTGCTCTCCAAAGAGTGCTACTCGTTGACCGGGAAACAGAGCTCGGCTGAGAGTGACGCCTGGGTCTTGCAGTTCAGCGAGGCCGAGAATAGGCTCCTGATGGCGGGTTGCAGGAAAAGATGCCTCTCGGTCCTGAAGACTCTCCGTGACCGTCATCTCGAGCTACCCGGTCAGCCACTCCAGAGCTACCACATGAAGACCCTGCTGCTGTATGAGTGTGAGAAACACCCGAGAGAGACCGACTGGGACGAGTCCTGCCTCGGAGATCGAATCAACGGAATTCTGCTGCAGCTCATCTCGTGTTTGCAGTGCCGCAGATGCCCCCATTATTTCTTACCAAATTTGGACCTGTTTCAGGGGAAGCCGCACTCGGCCCTGGAAGCTGCCGCAAAGCAGACGTGGAGACTGGCGAGGGAAATCCTCACTAATGCAAAAAGTTTGGACAAATTATAAACTGTCGAATTGTCTGATTGTGATACTATTGCTATTTAGGGCCGAGGTGACGTTTTGAGATCACTTCAGAGTGGAGGAAAACGTCATGATCTTGGTTTCACATCCGAGCAATGTGAAACAATTGAGAAATTAAAAACaactaaacaaaaaaaaaaacttttacaaCGGAGTGTAATGGGACATTGCCATTCAGAGAGGGAGAACGTGAAGGTACATTAAGCTAAatgtaatacttttttggttgttttgttttaaaatgttttcaCAAAGTGAATAAATGTTTATTTAAAATTATATGCACAAAATCTTTAAGTGAAAGAATAAAAATGTAGCGTGCCAAGTTCCAATTTTTCATTACGTGACCTTAAACTGAAATGTTAATAAAACTAAGAAATGACATTACAACTTGGCCTTGTGTTTGTATACATGTTTTGAGAACTGGCATTGTTTAGTAAGAGTAATACAAATGTATATTTACTAGATAAAGTGAAATCAATTCCTGTGTGAAAAACAGAATTCAGGATtgttaaatacatttacattCGGTAAATCTTGGGCCTAGATTAATTTGATACAAAATACGAGTTCTGCATGATTATGCATATCAGAGAACATACATTAATTTTCGTCTTGGAATAATTAATATAGCACACTATAATTTAGTTCAATTTGATGCAAATTGTTTTAACAAAAAAATAACGTCTATTTAGTCGACAGTTTGATGTGGCTgcaaaaaaaatcatatttaaaCACCGGTATGCATGTCTGTTATTACTGTGTATTAACTATTGGGTAGGCTATAATTCAGTGGAGAAATTGCACGAGGATAAAGAGAAACACAACAACCACTTGTAGTAGGCCCATTCACCAGAATAGACCATTGCTAAATTCAGGTTAATTAATTTGCCCTTTCAATAGGAAAATGTTAACGCACGAAAATAAAACCCCAAAAGTTGATTAATGAATTTCTGTTATTATAACTAGATTATGATTATAACTGTTATTGCCAATAACCCTGGGCGCAGACTGCTGGAAAAAAAAGATACACAACTGTCACTCAATGACTAGCCAGGGGAAGTCAGGGCCCATTTCTTAACGAGACCTGATTCATATTGCTTTCGCTACGAGCGACTAAACACCACGCGGGAATATTAGTACAGTAGGCTATCCATTAGCAGCAGCCTATTTGGTTTATCACTGAACTGTTGAATACAAATAGAAAGAGGATGTTTTGAAATGAATATTcattactatagcctgttatttAGGATATTCAAATGAGTCATATAGGCTACGTTTCAAAGGTGTCGAATAATAAATTCAAGTCATTTCATGGTTTTTGTTCTCAACAAAACCTACCACAACATAAGTCATTGGCCAACACACTATTCCTGATTCCTGGGCTGTATTTCACGAACAACTGAAAGACCCGAAGGAAGAAGAGCAAGCCTAGTCTTCTCTCTGTATCAGGCACATTGTATTACGATGTGCGATAGACTAACTTATTTTTCAAACGTTTGCTTGTGATGCTTCTGCAGGCTCTGAGGCCTTTGTGTATCGAATCTGCAGCGCAAACACCCGTTTTCAGAGAGACGTGATGTTGTCAATGACGTAGCCCACCCAAACCAATGCAATTCAAGCACGAGTGAAGCTATGGCTTAATGTTCACTTTCACTACGCAaatacacacaccacataacAGCATTTTCGCCTATACGGTTGTTATAATCTCAATTATAGAGATTATTGAGTCTCGATCTACATTTGGATTATTCAATAATTATTTGACCTGATGATGATCGCAGAACTCGAGGCTGCTTACAGTCGTCATGCAATAGCCTAAAGGCTTTTAGTCTACGCATGTTCGTGGTTGGAGTTATTTACTAAATTCTTAAAGGCTTTACAAAGCAATTAGGCTGCAGAAAAGCATGACTTGGAGGTGCTGGGGTCAGGGAAGGACTGGGAGAAAGGCCTGAGCCATTTTGAAAGCTGGTTTTACAGAATGACGGGAGGGCCTGCTTTGGATCAATGGAAGTTAAAGCCCTTCTCTTACCTTTGGATCGATCGTCTTAAAGCTGGCCTCATCTTCATCCACCTCGAAGTAGAGTTCAGACGCAGTGATGGACAGCGTTCCTTTCACCACCACCGCCGGGGCGACCAGCTGAGCGCTAGTGCTCATGTTTACAGGgcctaggagacagacagggcccAACAACGGCATGGGCCAGAAAGCAAACATTAGCCCGCTTTACAAAAATCACCCACTGCCCCTCCTCGAGAAAGCAATAGTTTTTTCAAAGGGCAACAGCGTGTAAAAGTAAACATATAAACTCAACAAGGGCACGCACTGACTTTGATGGCTCTTTTTGTCTCCGTGAAAATACCATAACAATATAGAGAAGGCCACATATGCATTTTTAATGAGGGAAAACATTTGCTCTAGGCCAGGGCtgccaaccctcttcctggagatctaccctaccgtcctgtgggttttcagttcaaccctaatttaacacacctgattctacaaattagctgctcaacaagaccttaactagctgaatcagatatGATACATTAGGattggactgaacctacaggacagtagatctccaggaagagtgtTGGGCATTCCTGCTCAAGGCGATTGGTCGTTTGTATCCGCCTATCTATCAGATGCAAGGTCAAGAAGAAAAATAAATATAATTCTCAATTGTATAATTTCTAGCTTAAAACTGCATGCAAATGATTTGTGTAACTGCAATTTAAATTAAGAATGCAATTTTACATTTCACAATTATTATTAGCATTATTATTAGACCTCATTTCCTTGCTAGATCGAGTTAGATCTAATATTGCGTGTTGATAAGCACTGAAACCAGGATCACCATGATCTGAAAAGTTCCTCTTTAgactacagggagggagaggtggtttGACCCGCTGGGTAAAATAAAATATCAGCATCTGCGTAACCCAAGACAGACCAGCTTTGTCAAAAAATAGAATCAGCTGTCAATCAGGCCCCATTGATTGCGGGCTGGTGCTACGTCTGTTTAATCTCTCATCAATCTTAATTTATGCCAGTATGACAATGAGAAGGCCGCTCGAGGGAGCAACGTGTAAGCTCTTGCCGCTCCTGCCCCGCGCTCCACGTGTGCATAAACATTGTATTTGCAGATGTGCCGCGCGGCAGAAAGGGGCTTCAGAGCCCGGCTTGATTTCCCCAAGCACCCACGTCTTTCCGAAACGGATGGCTATGAAATAAACAGATATGTTCATTTGTtgccatctccccctccctcccccttagcCCTCCGAGCATTGTGAGCATTAGCATGTAATCCGGGCGTGAAATAACATTTTTCAATCACTGCCATGGAGACATTCAATTACACCTGGTGTTGTTCCGACAGACAGCTGCCTGTACTGGGACGCtgcgtcctgtctgtctgtctagtcagAGGAGTAGGAAACCCACATGACAATTTCCACTTCATTTCAGAATCCATGTCACTTTATTATGCATGGAATCTCCCCTTAACCCTATTGTCATCGTGGGCATTGTGTTTTCATATAATTGCGCTCTGAGCGTATTAGTCTACAGTGGGTGAACAAGTTATATTGGAAAGCCATGATGTGGGGAAATTGAGGATTATATAGGATGCAATCCGATTAGTAACATAACTAATAGGCCCATAGGAGTTCCAGGTATAGGGAGCCACATTTACATCAACATGAGTGTGAGATAATGGATTTAAAGTGGATAAGAAATTGGACAGCAATGTCATTGTATGTGTTTTGTTAACGGCAAGGCCTACAATCGCTTTGATCTCAGCCTATACTATTTATTCGACATGGATTCATATAGGAAAATGCACATTTAGAGCAATCATAAACAACTAAACACACAGAAAATGTTTAAGGTCCATAGTGCTATTCTAAAATGTGAAAATAATACCGTTTAGCTAAAAACCGTGCGCGGTGCACCTATATGCCATGCCCAATCATAAAATAGGCACACATGGGATGTATGTGTCAAAATATCGCACTTGTCATGAGTACCAATTTGCGGTtttcatttaacatttaacataaAATAAGTCAAAGGTAGGCCCCAAAATATAAATGAACCTCGAGGCCAAAACATTTAGACAAAATGCACAGTTCACTTCTTCAATTATAGTCTAATTCTCAACGATAAAAAAAATAATTACCGTGTCAAAAGCTAACTATGAATCATACTACGCAAGCGTGTTGGTACTTTTGTACTATAATTTAATTACAAACAAAAATGGGCTTTGTTTTGAGATATGTGAACTTGTAAACAAGCGCCAATAggacatgtttgtgtgtgttattatcCTCTACTCCCCCAAAGCCAGAGCACCACAAAACATCATGAGACTCCAGGGGTAATGGGAGGCGCTGGGGAGGTTATCCCCCCTTATTAACCGTTCGGGAGCCCCGTTATCCTGCATGCGCTCCTCAAAGTACCCGTAGCAGCACCCGCGTTAGCAATGGAGACGCTTTAAAGGCGGGAGGGGGAGAATTCAACTAACGTGCGTACCCAGCCCCCTCTAGATGATGCGCGCTGGGACATGAAAACGGATGGAGCTGCATGCGTTACCTGTTAGGTTCTCCAATTCCTTCTCCTCCAAGGATGATAGAGTGTCATCGTCGCCATCCAACAATATCTCACTCTCAGAGTTCTGATTTCCCATCGCGTGACTTCTGATTGACTGTTTGCCAAGGAGGATATCTTCCTCCGGAGCTGAAAGAAGAAAAGCATTTTAAACCGCCATCCAAACGTAATTGTGTTTTTACCAAGTGACCTTTCTGTACAGAGGTTAGTATCCTAAAAATAAACGTTTTAAATATATAGACAACATATACGCTGCTATTCTGGGCTATGTTTAATGATAGTTTACTATATCACA
The genomic region above belongs to Oncorhynchus nerka isolate Pitt River linkage group LG18, Oner_Uvic_2.0, whole genome shotgun sequence and contains:
- the LOC115124986 gene encoding protein mab-21-like 2, translating into MIATQAKLVYQLNKYYSERCQTRKAAIAKTIREVCKVVSDVLKEVEVQEPRFISSLSEIEARFEGMEVIAPNEFEVVLYLNQMGVFNFVDDGSLPGCAVLKLSDGRKRSMSLWVEFITASGYLSARKIRSRFQTLVAQAVDKCSYRDVVKMVADTSEVRLRIRERYVVQITPAFKCTGIWPRSAAQWPMPHIPWPGPNRVAEVKAEGFNLLSKECYSLTGKQSSAESDAWVLQFSEAENRLLMAGCRKRCLSVLKTLRDRHLELPGQPLQSYHMKTLLLYECEKHPRETDWDESCLGDRINGILLQLISCLQCRRCPHYFLPNLDLFQGKPHSALEAAAKQTWRLAREILTNAKSLDKL